A DNA window from Streptomyces canus contains the following coding sequences:
- a CDS encoding class I SAM-dependent methyltransferase, translating into MRQSAIQDFWSAHPCGDNVFGPPDGDGQKDYEAFFTRYDMAKYQLESHIPGCLERLDIAGRRVLEIGLGQGSEAEQLIRRGGVWTGVDLTEEAVKRTGTRLALRKLPHEGIQQASVLDLPFPDASFDVVFSHGVLHHVPDILGAQREIRRVLKPDGELVVMLYARWSLNYLVAIGLVRRAALLAGYPLMRLGLFGGRRSLIGSHVENARCLGLLRYLRMENFIHRNTDGPHNPFSRVYDLRRVERDFPLFEVRRSEKRFMHAPPLPVHGMIGERALGWHLWVQMVPKA; encoded by the coding sequence ATGCGGCAGTCGGCCATCCAAGACTTCTGGTCCGCCCACCCATGCGGGGACAACGTCTTCGGCCCGCCGGACGGAGACGGGCAGAAAGACTATGAGGCGTTCTTCACGCGATACGACATGGCCAAGTATCAGCTGGAGTCCCATATTCCAGGGTGTCTGGAGCGCCTGGACATCGCGGGGCGCCGGGTCCTGGAGATCGGTCTCGGCCAGGGCTCGGAGGCGGAGCAGTTGATCCGCAGGGGAGGTGTGTGGACAGGCGTCGACCTCACCGAAGAGGCTGTCAAACGGACAGGAACCCGGCTCGCCCTGCGGAAGCTGCCCCACGAAGGTATCCAGCAGGCCAGCGTCCTGGACCTGCCGTTTCCCGATGCTTCCTTCGATGTCGTCTTCAGCCACGGTGTACTGCATCACGTGCCCGACATCCTCGGGGCGCAGCGGGAGATCCGCCGGGTCCTGAAGCCGGACGGGGAACTGGTCGTCATGCTCTACGCCCGCTGGTCCCTCAACTATCTGGTCGCGATCGGTCTGGTGCGTCGTGCTGCGTTGTTGGCGGGCTATCCACTGATGCGGTTGGGGTTGTTCGGCGGCCGCCGGTCGCTTATCGGCTCCCACGTGGAGAACGCCCGCTGCCTCGGTCTGCTGCGCTACCTTCGCATGGAGAACTTCATCCACCGCAACACCGACGGCCCCCACAATCCGTTCTCCCGAGTCTATGACCTCCGGCGGGTCGAGCGAGACTTCCCCCTTTTCGAGGTGCGCCGCTCGGAGAAGCGGTTTATGCATGCCCCACCGCTTCCGGTTCACGGCATGATCGGAGAGCGGGCCCTCGGCTGGCATCTGTGGGTCCAAATGGTACCTAAAGCCTAG
- a CDS encoding lipopolysaccharide biosynthesis protein, whose protein sequence is MTHTLVGAVGVPGYALFALVTTLPAALPITDLGGGAAIVDAVARDRSARRALVCGTVLSAARNLMCAGALIATMGVTMTVLGLWKWVLGDVTQPGSGVACAIASLLFGFSMPLGLGSSLLTAVNRTPAALLLRAAASILLLALVLVVAALDAPCEAFVATFFFSQCVVGVVSIVLASRYLRLPLLRIIMGSARGRARKDRVRIGQLAVPMAIVTAATAVAYATDRLVLSHTADAAAVAEYSAGAQFFLAASSLLGAAGLPLWAIFARRRRSSGKPRRDLFRLTTCFAVGGLVVGALMIALGPGVGSWTMHGRIQVGTDLMASFAALLFVQAVGYPATMWLTDAAGLRFQATAFSLMAVVNVAVSIPLAQLGAAGPVIGSVLAYAAFVLAPALFRSFRRGDAMPYQSCDFH, encoded by the coding sequence GTGACCCACACCCTGGTCGGCGCTGTGGGGGTACCTGGCTACGCCCTGTTCGCCCTGGTGACCACTCTTCCGGCAGCACTGCCCATCACTGACCTGGGGGGTGGCGCCGCCATTGTCGACGCCGTCGCCCGCGACCGGTCGGCCAGGCGTGCACTGGTATGCGGCACTGTCTTGTCCGCAGCCCGGAACCTGATGTGTGCCGGTGCCCTCATCGCCACAATGGGCGTGACCATGACCGTCCTCGGGTTGTGGAAATGGGTGCTGGGCGATGTTACTCAGCCGGGTTCAGGCGTTGCATGTGCCATTGCCTCGCTGCTGTTCGGTTTCAGCATGCCGTTGGGGCTTGGCAGCTCGCTCCTGACGGCGGTGAACCGCACCCCGGCGGCATTGCTTCTGCGAGCGGCGGCAAGCATCCTCCTGCTCGCTCTCGTCCTGGTTGTCGCCGCGCTGGATGCTCCCTGCGAGGCCTTTGTCGCCACGTTCTTCTTCTCGCAGTGCGTTGTAGGTGTGGTCAGTATCGTCCTGGCAAGCCGGTACCTCCGCCTGCCTCTGCTGCGGATCATCATGGGCAGTGCCCGTGGCCGGGCACGGAAGGACCGAGTCCGCATCGGGCAGCTCGCGGTTCCCATGGCCATCGTCACTGCTGCCACGGCGGTGGCGTATGCCACGGATCGTCTGGTCCTGAGCCACACGGCTGATGCAGCGGCGGTGGCCGAGTATTCAGCCGGTGCCCAATTCTTCCTGGCGGCAAGCAGCTTGCTGGGCGCTGCGGGGTTGCCGCTGTGGGCGATTTTCGCGCGTCGGAGGAGGTCGTCCGGCAAGCCCAGGCGGGACCTTTTCCGCTTGACCACCTGCTTCGCCGTGGGCGGCCTGGTTGTGGGCGCGCTCATGATTGCGCTCGGACCCGGCGTGGGCTCCTGGACGATGCATGGCCGGATCCAAGTGGGCACCGACCTCATGGCGTCTTTCGCCGCCTTGCTGTTCGTCCAGGCGGTCGGCTACCCGGCTACGATGTGGCTGACCGATGCGGCGGGGCTGCGATTCCAGGCGACCGCGTTCAGTCTGATGGCAGTGGTCAATGTCGCTGTGTCCATCCCCCTCGCACAACTGGGCGCTGCCGGACCGGTTATCGGCTCGGTCCTGGCCTATGCCGCCTTTGTGCTCGCGCCCGCTTTGTTCAGGTCCTTCCGCCGTGGTGACGCAATGCCATATCAATCCTGCGATTTCCATTGA
- a CDS encoding methyltransferase domain-containing protein: MMRSGWSDYAARFVDTKSVESYDRLYGEGTYDDYVWALERPAVVESLRRERERRGRLRLLDFACGTGRILQAVDEVADEITGVDISAEMARRAAAVSPRTNVRIGCVLTEDVLTGPYDAVTVFRFFVNAPQGLRLPILRKIRQHMEQGALLVFNNHGHCPSLRSLTIRVPRPRPQQPNELRHRDIVDLLDASGFRIERRCGFSLFPPSLHRALPASVLRRADAAAASPNVRTLAGRMMIEQLYIARAVSQP; this comes from the coding sequence ATGATGCGTTCGGGCTGGAGCGACTACGCAGCACGGTTCGTCGATACTAAGAGCGTCGAATCGTACGATCGCCTATACGGCGAGGGTACTTATGACGACTATGTCTGGGCCCTGGAGCGCCCCGCTGTCGTCGAGTCGCTGCGGCGGGAACGCGAAAGGCGAGGTCGCCTCCGCCTGCTCGACTTTGCATGTGGGACCGGTCGCATCCTTCAAGCAGTGGATGAAGTAGCGGACGAAATCACGGGCGTGGACATCTCCGCTGAGATGGCACGGCGTGCTGCTGCCGTAAGCCCGAGAACCAATGTCAGGATCGGCTGTGTTCTGACCGAGGACGTGTTGACGGGTCCTTACGATGCCGTCACCGTATTTCGCTTTTTCGTGAATGCGCCTCAAGGACTCAGACTTCCCATCCTGCGAAAGATCAGACAACACATGGAACAGGGTGCCTTGCTCGTCTTCAACAACCATGGCCACTGTCCAAGTCTGCGATCTCTCACGATTCGCGTACCGAGGCCGAGGCCGCAGCAGCCCAATGAACTGCGGCACCGTGACATCGTCGACCTTCTGGACGCGTCGGGTTTCAGGATCGAGCGTCGCTGTGGCTTCTCGCTGTTTCCGCCGTCTCTCCACCGCGCCCTGCCTGCATCGGTTCTGCGAAGAGCCGATGCCGCTGCTGCATCGCCCAACGTAAGAACGCTCGCGGGAAGGATGATGATTGAGCAGTTGTACATTGCCAGAGCTGTGAGCCAACCCTGA
- a CDS encoding WecB/TagA/CpsF family glycosyltransferase: MRTTGLLDEDPWPGQAGPGRPVTVCGLPVHPLTLEASVGAAEALIATGGPHQHVVLNAAKVVKAHDDPELARIIRSCSLVNADGQSIVWAGRLLGSPLPERVAGIDFMLALWRSAARNGYRVYLLGAEPEVVAQTARVAASRGIEVVGHRDGYWDEAAEEAVVAAVRETRPDILFLAVPSPRKEYFLARRQNDLACALVVGVGGSFDVVAGLRSRAPRWMRKAGLEWFHRMVQEPRRMFLRYAVGNARFVALTASHWARRAGR, from the coding sequence GTGCGTACGACCGGACTGCTGGACGAGGACCCATGGCCCGGGCAGGCCGGCCCGGGTCGGCCTGTGACGGTGTGCGGGCTGCCCGTCCACCCGCTCACCCTGGAGGCGTCGGTGGGGGCCGCCGAGGCGCTGATCGCGACCGGCGGCCCCCACCAGCACGTCGTGCTGAACGCGGCCAAGGTCGTCAAGGCGCACGACGACCCGGAGCTGGCACGGATCATCCGGTCGTGCTCACTCGTCAACGCGGACGGGCAGTCGATCGTGTGGGCCGGACGCCTTCTCGGAAGTCCGCTGCCGGAGCGGGTGGCCGGCATCGACTTCATGCTGGCCCTGTGGCGCAGCGCCGCGCGCAACGGGTACCGCGTCTACCTGCTGGGAGCCGAGCCGGAGGTGGTCGCGCAGACCGCGCGCGTCGCCGCCTCGCGGGGGATCGAGGTCGTCGGACACCGGGACGGTTACTGGGACGAGGCGGCGGAGGAGGCAGTGGTGGCGGCCGTCCGCGAGACCCGCCCGGACATCCTGTTCCTCGCGGTGCCGAGTCCGCGCAAGGAGTACTTCCTCGCACGCCGGCAGAACGACCTGGCTTGCGCGCTGGTGGTCGGTGTCGGCGGCTCGTTCGACGTGGTGGCGGGGCTGCGCAGCAGGGCACCGCGATGGATGCGAAAGGCCGGCCTGGAGTGGTTCCACCGGATGGTCCAGGAGCCACGCCGGATGTTCCTGCGCTACGCCGTGGGCAACGCCCGGTTCGTCGCGCTCACCGCCTCCCACTGGGCACGTCGGGCCGGTCGGTGA
- a CDS encoding MraY family glycosyltransferase, translating to MLYEILAAVAALLLAAALAALLRVPARRLGVIDRRRQRAVPLCGGVAVVLTTCLVVAAWEWTGAPPLGDGIRELLVAGSAVAALGLVADVRRVKARFLVCGTAVAAACVVPYGELGLGGGVLAVGWIVFVALGFRALDHADALAGTVGVVTAFGVGVVAAAEVMDGPAVLLSVLAAALTGFLMHNWPPARVGLGSCGSLFTGFLLASVAALARTGYALASSAEVLFALTAVATADVLLVLLSRRLAGRPLLRGGPDHLAHRLRRLGLTPSGATVLVAAAAFSAVVVGVLVHIGWGTRTATLWVAGVTLAVVLGLLRVPVYGLRRPTGVHRVGRQAVVRGTGAPGTGVRTGVHGTRRTAAGLATRPAGESYGSARPPRQSAPGWVPGGTATRSSAGSARPGGGGQ from the coding sequence GTGCTCTACGAGATTCTCGCCGCCGTCGCCGCCCTGCTCCTCGCCGCCGCGCTCGCCGCCCTGCTCCGGGTTCCGGCCCGGCGCCTCGGGGTGATCGACCGACGGCGGCAGCGGGCCGTGCCGCTGTGCGGCGGCGTGGCGGTCGTGCTCACCACCTGTCTGGTCGTGGCGGCCTGGGAGTGGACCGGGGCCCCGCCGCTCGGGGACGGGATCCGGGAACTGCTCGTGGCCGGGTCCGCCGTCGCCGCGCTCGGGCTGGTCGCCGACGTGCGGCGGGTCAAGGCACGGTTCCTCGTCTGCGGTACGGCCGTGGCGGCGGCCTGCGTGGTGCCGTACGGCGAACTCGGTCTGGGCGGCGGGGTGCTGGCCGTGGGGTGGATCGTCTTCGTGGCCCTGGGGTTCCGCGCGCTCGACCACGCGGACGCGCTGGCCGGGACCGTGGGTGTGGTGACCGCCTTCGGGGTGGGCGTGGTGGCGGCGGCCGAGGTGATGGACGGGCCGGCCGTGCTGCTGAGCGTGCTGGCCGCCGCGCTGACCGGGTTCCTGATGCACAACTGGCCTCCCGCCCGCGTCGGGCTGGGTTCCTGCGGCTCCTTGTTCACCGGGTTCCTGCTCGCCTCGGTGGCCGCGCTCGCCCGCACCGGGTACGCACTGGCCTCCAGCGCGGAGGTGCTGTTCGCGCTGACGGCGGTCGCCACGGCGGACGTACTCCTGGTGCTGCTGTCGCGGCGGCTGGCGGGGCGGCCCCTGCTGCGAGGGGGCCCGGACCATCTCGCCCACCGGCTGCGGCGGCTCGGGCTCACTCCATCGGGCGCGACCGTGCTGGTCGCTGCCGCCGCCTTCTCCGCGGTGGTCGTCGGCGTGCTCGTGCACATCGGCTGGGGCACACGGACGGCCACGCTGTGGGTGGCCGGCGTGACCCTGGCGGTCGTCCTGGGACTGCTCAGGGTTCCGGTGTACGGGCTGCGGCGCCCGACGGGCGTGCACAGGGTGGGGCGGCAGGCCGTGGTGCGCGGCACGGGAGCGCCCGGCACCGGGGTGCGCACCGGGGTGCACGGCACCCGCCGCACCGCCGCGGGGCTCGCGACCCGGCCTGCGGGCGAGTCCTACGGTTCAGCGCGGCCGCCCCGGCAGTCCGCACCGGGGTGGGTGCCGGGCGGTACGGCGACGAGGAGCTCCGCGGGATCGGCGAGGCCGGGAGGCGGCGGGCAGTGA
- a CDS encoding glycosyltransferase family 2 protein, which yields MRHELVICTRNRADDLRQCLESVAAQSNPPCRVVIVDSSDGDSAERVAEEVAGRGSLVIKFVHTAPGLTLQRNAALALIEESTDVIHFVDDDMVLDRDYLRLILSVFREHPNCGGVGGRISNLPKRRAKGVVRWFRYAFLLDSPRPGVLLPSGVGVICRTGDQPRPVDWLSGGSMSYRRRCIAGLRFDESRSGYGMGEDVDFSARVAGRAPLVWTPLAVIEHRYPFNHGDNIQLRRRAVRSRWQLAKHGVGSVIRAAVVYAVIGDALMLLAMAGVFRSRHHARQACATLVGLVDVIKGLPV from the coding sequence ATGCGTCATGAACTAGTCATCTGCACAAGAAATAGAGCTGACGACCTACGCCAGTGCCTGGAATCTGTAGCTGCACAGTCGAACCCTCCTTGCCGGGTGGTCATCGTCGACAGTAGTGACGGGGACTCGGCCGAGCGTGTAGCCGAAGAGGTTGCTGGACGGGGAAGCCTGGTGATCAAGTTCGTCCACACTGCCCCGGGGCTGACCCTGCAGCGTAATGCGGCACTCGCCCTGATCGAAGAATCGACCGACGTGATTCATTTCGTCGACGACGACATGGTGCTCGACCGCGATTACCTGCGGCTCATTCTGTCGGTGTTCCGGGAACACCCGAATTGCGGCGGAGTGGGCGGGCGAATCTCGAACCTTCCGAAACGTCGTGCCAAAGGGGTCGTACGGTGGTTCCGCTACGCCTTCTTGCTCGACAGTCCACGGCCAGGTGTCCTCTTGCCTTCCGGAGTCGGCGTCATCTGTCGTACCGGTGACCAGCCGCGGCCCGTGGACTGGCTTTCAGGGGGTTCGATGTCCTACCGCCGCCGCTGCATTGCCGGATTGCGCTTCGACGAAAGCCGTTCGGGTTATGGGATGGGGGAGGACGTGGACTTCTCGGCGCGGGTGGCTGGGCGCGCTCCGCTCGTATGGACACCACTGGCAGTCATCGAGCACCGCTATCCGTTCAATCACGGGGACAACATCCAGCTCAGACGCCGTGCGGTTCGCTCCCGATGGCAGCTTGCGAAGCATGGAGTCGGATCGGTGATCCGTGCGGCCGTGGTCTACGCCGTCATCGGCGACGCGCTCATGCTCCTGGCGATGGCGGGGGTGTTTCGGTCGCGTCACCATGCGCGCCAGGCATGTGCGACTCTGGTTGGTCTAGTCGACGTTATCAAGGGCCTTCCTGTGTAG
- a CDS encoding O-antigen ligase family protein, giving the protein MTSPSDTELLLLCVFAVVCTAAVLVVSICVQSTVWLLWGLCLLPLFLFGRTYAAVGISPVYLLDLFAVIASISAVGVWGPRAFSEQRMRGFRGAALLLAVLAALAVYRGLEAGYSDPLKGGILGLYPVLGWLAATWMLTRSEWELTRWRWILFVPTLGVFLNAALGMPITPAASGLYLVIASAFSIQLHHLGDSRLLVWTLVGTAALTAIGSKRGPLLAVVAAMLATAIASRSNRRRVKRLPFVSLTLVTMGVLGAIGLSMSGERLSEAPVVGGLIARVEASAENPDSESANNVELRLLMWKEALRAASEEPLFGTGAGRPLDVVFERQPLNDPKSGPHNSFVGYIYYVGWPAGIAVILIVGVTLRRTWRARHHLVAASWFGATVGVCVTAFTNVAFETTYIGLPSWLVIAGAYSLVGVPRGEETAERREPKPSVQQGSEQGAVPGRGPRILPGVPTVCSRG; this is encoded by the coding sequence GTGACGTCGCCCAGCGATACCGAACTGCTGCTCTTGTGCGTCTTCGCCGTGGTCTGTACCGCGGCTGTTCTTGTGGTGAGCATCTGCGTTCAGAGCACCGTCTGGCTTTTGTGGGGCCTGTGTCTCCTTCCACTCTTCCTGTTCGGTCGGACGTACGCGGCGGTGGGTATTTCACCGGTGTACCTCCTGGACCTATTCGCCGTCATAGCGTCGATTTCAGCGGTCGGGGTGTGGGGTCCCCGTGCTTTCTCGGAGCAGCGCATGCGCGGATTCCGAGGAGCGGCCCTTCTGCTGGCCGTCCTCGCCGCGCTGGCCGTCTACCGGGGTCTTGAGGCGGGATACTCGGACCCGCTCAAGGGGGGAATCCTGGGCCTGTACCCGGTCTTGGGGTGGCTGGCGGCGACATGGATGCTGACACGCTCCGAATGGGAGCTCACTCGGTGGCGCTGGATCCTGTTCGTCCCCACTCTCGGGGTATTTCTCAACGCGGCGCTGGGTATGCCCATTACGCCTGCTGCCTCCGGGCTCTATCTGGTGATCGCCAGCGCTTTCAGCATTCAGCTGCACCATCTGGGAGACAGCCGGCTGCTCGTCTGGACTCTTGTAGGGACTGCTGCGCTCACCGCCATCGGCAGCAAACGAGGCCCCTTGCTTGCGGTCGTTGCTGCCATGCTGGCGACAGCGATCGCGTCCCGGTCCAATCGTCGGCGTGTCAAGCGCTTGCCGTTCGTCTCGTTGACCCTCGTCACCATGGGGGTGTTGGGCGCGATAGGGCTTTCCATGTCAGGTGAACGCCTTTCTGAGGCTCCCGTGGTGGGTGGTTTGATCGCTCGTGTGGAGGCGAGTGCGGAGAACCCCGACAGCGAGTCGGCCAATAATGTGGAACTGAGGCTCTTGATGTGGAAGGAAGCGCTCCGGGCGGCCAGCGAAGAACCCTTGTTCGGGACGGGGGCAGGGAGGCCGCTGGATGTGGTGTTCGAACGCCAACCCCTGAACGATCCCAAGTCCGGCCCGCATAACTCGTTCGTCGGCTACATCTACTACGTCGGCTGGCCGGCCGGGATCGCCGTGATCCTGATCGTCGGCGTCACCCTGCGCCGTACATGGCGGGCCCGGCATCATCTGGTCGCCGCGTCCTGGTTCGGAGCGACAGTCGGGGTGTGCGTGACAGCGTTCACCAACGTGGCCTTCGAGACCACATACATCGGGCTTCCCTCGTGGTTGGTTATCGCCGGTGCCTACTCGCTCGTGGGCGTGCCCCGCGGCGAGGAGACGGCCGAGCGGCGTGAACCGAAGCCGAGCGTTCAGCAGGGCAGCGAGCAGGGAGCAGTCCCGGGCCGGGGACCGCGGATTCTGCCCGGCGTGCCGACGGTGTGCTCACGGGGTTGA
- a CDS encoding phosphotransferase: MNVGPQVANPLEDVEPFLHRFLRDADGAAFMHSSMPGRCIIALSSGGNPCYVLKIGRADDHPLRNEAEFLMKVSGMRLGFRVPELVYADSVGERYVVVTHAWRKARLAGPLSRSEVLGITEVLGATKTGNASLIHGDLAPWNVLRTPGQIGVIDWEAARFADQPLGDLIHYLVQAGAILRWVDVPTVVRELTHPRGMVVELAARLGLPRSQVAEGVHAYFTSFPPVSVKRVRRFREDVAVAVGVPAHRSRERV; encoded by the coding sequence ATGAACGTCGGGCCGCAGGTTGCCAATCCACTGGAGGATGTGGAGCCGTTCCTTCACAGGTTCCTGCGCGACGCGGATGGCGCCGCTTTCATGCACTCGTCCATGCCCGGAAGGTGCATTATTGCGCTCTCCAGCGGGGGGAATCCGTGCTATGTGCTCAAGATTGGACGCGCCGACGACCATCCACTCCGTAACGAAGCCGAGTTCCTCATGAAGGTCTCAGGCATGAGGCTTGGCTTCAGGGTCCCGGAATTGGTGTACGCGGACTCTGTGGGTGAGCGCTACGTGGTGGTGACTCACGCCTGGCGGAAGGCACGGCTCGCGGGGCCGCTCTCAAGGTCCGAGGTGCTGGGCATCACCGAGGTTCTCGGCGCGACCAAGACGGGCAATGCATCTCTCATACACGGTGACTTGGCGCCATGGAACGTACTGCGAACCCCCGGGCAGATCGGTGTCATCGACTGGGAGGCCGCGAGGTTCGCGGACCAGCCTCTGGGCGATCTGATCCACTACCTGGTGCAGGCTGGAGCGATCCTTCGATGGGTCGACGTGCCCACAGTGGTCCGGGAGCTGACGCATCCCCGAGGGATGGTCGTCGAACTTGCAGCCCGTCTTGGACTCCCTCGCTCGCAGGTGGCCGAAGGAGTCCATGCCTACTTCACCTCCTTTCCACCGGTGTCCGTCAAGCGGGTGCGCCGCTTCCGGGAAGACGTCGCGGTCGCGGTGGGAGTGCCCGCACATCGAAGCAGGGAGCGTGTGTGA
- a CDS encoding glycosyltransferase family 4 protein gives MRTPEAFYLPIAQWGLALLRDCLVVTLGRVAGCTPVLHLHGAQLPSRLSASRGLRAVLADAHWIVLSEAVAEQLRASGCRTRSVTVIRNPAPPASTFPQTRPTGPSLALRVGWLGTVCRAKGFDVLCGAVERLKSQGADVEFRVAGMRLDVPASAMACVDEDFGVLDPADVPAFWAEVDVFVLPARWAEGLPFVLLEGLQAGCAVAATPSPGCAELFGQGCVEPVEATVDSVAGFLKACGDDLAEIRGRQQKAWEELRPRYEPGRVEEAFVRFWRNAAVRLR, from the coding sequence GTGAGAACACCGGAGGCTTTCTACCTGCCGATCGCTCAGTGGGGCCTGGCACTGCTTCGGGACTGTCTTGTCGTCACACTGGGCAGAGTCGCCGGCTGCACCCCCGTGCTGCACCTTCACGGTGCGCAACTCCCGTCCCGGCTGTCCGCAAGCCGGGGACTTCGCGCAGTGCTCGCCGACGCCCACTGGATCGTGCTGAGCGAGGCCGTCGCGGAGCAGTTGCGAGCCAGCGGCTGCCGGACAAGATCGGTCACGGTGATCCGGAATCCGGCCCCTCCGGCATCGACGTTCCCGCAGACGCGGCCGACCGGCCCGTCTCTGGCCCTGCGCGTCGGCTGGCTCGGCACGGTGTGCCGGGCCAAGGGGTTCGACGTGCTGTGCGGAGCGGTCGAGCGGCTGAAGAGCCAGGGCGCCGACGTGGAGTTCCGCGTCGCCGGGATGCGCCTCGACGTTCCGGCTTCCGCCATGGCATGCGTGGACGAGGACTTCGGTGTCCTCGACCCGGCGGACGTCCCCGCGTTCTGGGCCGAGGTCGATGTGTTCGTCCTTCCGGCCCGTTGGGCCGAAGGGCTGCCCTTCGTCCTGCTCGAAGGGCTCCAGGCGGGCTGTGCCGTGGCGGCGACCCCGTCCCCCGGCTGTGCCGAGCTCTTCGGCCAGGGATGCGTCGAGCCGGTCGAGGCCACCGTGGACTCGGTGGCCGGATTCCTCAAGGCGTGCGGTGACGATCTGGCGGAGATCCGCGGCCGCCAACAGAAGGCCTGGGAGGAACTGCGGCCGCGCTACGAACCCGGGCGCGTCGAGGAGGCGTTCGTGCGGTTCTGGCGGAACGCGGCGGTGCGGCTCCGGTGA